In the genome of Asterias amurensis chromosome 16, ASM3211899v1, one region contains:
- the LOC139949196 gene encoding uncharacterized protein: MALCKSDDSTDDDNDNGLSSSDEEDGTSSVNFVHSSTQTRHHSGSEQESFSRRISEPRPMAYGVVFKSSLNIKPSIPALSFDSFEHTDVCTTTADHLRIVVIYRPPSSSITQFFDEFEDFITGLALYSGRLVVTGDFNIHVENVNSSNVQRLQELLTVTNFIQIVNGPTHIKNHTLDLVVVRDDDFQNWINLDVTQSSMSDHFSVLFALSIDKIDHTPSFESIDKQCFALDLTANLSTTSSESCPNAPTAFFITTIRLLFTPSINMTTDYSQEHSKEAPSLAKCSYYHDILSTSNQKIIFRTVNKLLGGSEIALPSTTPDATSLCNRFSNYFADKVATIRNDLEDQALHLPQEKTTPIPYRNCSSQLADLRPSNPIELLKIIKDSPSKSCSLDTIPTDILKQSVEAHLPILLSLVNTSSITGTFPTNLKKAVITPILKKPNLDKEHLSNYRPVSNLPFIGKLLERLANKRLIEHFNINNLNEDLQSAYKKHHSTDRTLLKVHHDISTALSVNKACLLVLLDLSAAFDTIDQDRLMCVLERQFGVVGKAKAWFASYLSHRSQRINIGSFTSDEFPLRFGVPQGSVLGPILFNVYTAPLEAVITSYKIHYHKYADDIQLYIFYNPNLDGDLERAISITSLRARVQFVTV, translated from the exons atggctctttgcaagagtg ATGATTCAACTGATGATGACAACGACAATGGACTATCTTCTTCAGATGAAGAAGATGGTACATCTTCTGTGAATTTTGTTCATTCTTCTACCCAAACAAGA CACCACTCCGGTAGTGAACAAGAATCATTTTCTAGAAGGATTTCAGAGCCACGGCCCATGGCCTATGGGGTTGTGTTCAAGTCATCATTGAACATAAAGCCCTCTATCCCAGCTCTCTCATTTGATTCATTCGAACACACTGATGTATGTACAACCACTGCCGACCATCTTCGGATTGTCGTGATATATCGCCCTCCCTCTTCATCTATCACACAATTCTTTGATGAGTTTGAGGATTTTATCACTGGCTTGGCACTCTACTCAGGAAGACTTGTTGTCACTGGAGACTTCAATAtccatgttgaaaatgtcaactctTCAAATGTGCAACGCCTACAGGAGCTCTTGACGGTGACCAATTTCATCCAGATTGTCAATGGCCCGACACATATAAAGAATCACACCCTTGACCTGGTAGTTGTCCGTGACGACGACTTCCAAAACTGGATCAATCTCGATGTCACCCAAAGCTCCATGTCTGATCACTTCAGTGTGCTATTTGCCCTCTCCATCGATAAGATAGATCACACTCCATCCTTTGAATCCATCGACAAGCAGTGCTTCGCCTTGGACCTGACTGCCAACCTTAGTACTACTTCCTCTGAAAGCTGCCCCAATGCCCCAACAGCATTCTTCATAACTACAATCAGGCTGCTATTCACACCGTCAATCAACATGACTACTGATTATTCGCAAGAACACTCAAAGGAAGCACCATCCTTG GCTAAATGCAGCTACTATCATGATATTCTGAGCACCTCCAACCAGAAGATAATCTTCAGAACTGTGAATAAGCTTCTTGGTGGAAGTGAAATTGCTCTCCCATCTACCACTCCAGATGCTACATCACTCTGCAATCGCTTCTCAAATTACTTTGCTGACAAAGTTGCAACCATTCGCAATGATTTGGAAGACCAAGCTCTTCATCTACCGCAGGAGAAAACGACACCAATACCATATCGCAATTGCTCATCACAGTTAGCAGATCTTCGACCATCAAATCCCATTGAGCTATTGAAAATCATCAAAGATAGTCCATCAAAGTCGTGTTCGCTTGACACTATTCCAACAGACATCTTGAAGCAATCTGTTGAAGCTCACCTTCCAATCCTCCTCAGTCTGGTTAATACGTCATCCATCACCGGGACTTTCCCAACGAATCTTAAGAAGGCAGTCATCACCCCAATCCTCAAGAAACCTAACCTCGATAAGGAACATCTTTCGAATTATCGTCCAGTTTCCAACTTGCCCTTCATTGGAAAGCTCCTTGAAAGACTAGCAAACAAGAGGCTCATTGAACACTTCAACATCAATAACCTCAATGAAGATCTTCAGTCGGCCTATAAGAAACACCACAGCACAGACCGCACTCTACTGAAGGTTCATCATGACATATCAACTGCTCTGAGTGTCAACAAAGCGTGCCTTCTTGTGCTGTTAGACCTGTCCGCCGCTTTCGACACTATCGACCAAGATCGCCTTATGTGTGTCCTTGAAAGGCAGTTTGGTGTTGTAGGCAAAGCCAAAGCATGGTTCGCATCATACCTATCTCATCGCTCCCAGCGCATCAACATCGGCTCCTTCACATCTGATGAATTCCCTCTAAGATTTGGTGTTCCACAAGGGTCAGTGCTTGGCCCCATACTGTTCAATGTATACACTGCGCCACTAGAAGCCGTCATCACATCCTATAAAATACACTACCATAAATATGCTGATGACATCCAGCTATACATCTTCTACAATCCAAACCTCGACGGTGATCTTGAACGAGCTATAAGCATCACCTCTCTTCGTGCACGAGTGCAATTCGTAACTGTATGA